The following are from one region of the Chloracidobacterium sp. genome:
- a CDS encoding cytochrome C, translated as MASAKNFKLVLLVGFVLFLSVWFVVGLTSPVAGTSASAVSETLLIEGYGKDDNYVGSETCKACHESQFNDVAQTTHGKLGELPDWKNKVVGCESCHGPGKEHVDGGGDKTKIKIFKEMDAKAVSESCLACHAGKENHNNFRRGEHWRNNVGCTDCHSAHGSKFGDFKAGSITNIGDAAAQRPNLANRAMLKSNEPQLCIGCHTETKAQFSKPFHHKVLEGQMSCSDCHNPHGGFESKQTRATFGADNACVRCHTNKQGPFVFEHAPLTLEGCSACHTPHGASNPKMLKRNSVRQLCLECHSSITEQLAPDTPSFHNQAVVRYQNCTICHVAIHGSNTNKDFFR; from the coding sequence ATGGCTTCAGCAAAAAACTTTAAACTTGTCTTACTGGTCGGCTTCGTTCTGTTTCTTTCGGTTTGGTTCGTTGTCGGATTGACCTCGCCGGTAGCCGGCACATCGGCTTCGGCCGTGAGTGAAACCCTACTCATCGAAGGGTATGGTAAAGACGACAATTACGTTGGCAGTGAAACCTGTAAGGCGTGTCATGAGTCTCAATTCAACGACGTTGCCCAAACAACTCATGGCAAACTCGGAGAACTTCCGGACTGGAAAAACAAAGTGGTCGGCTGCGAATCCTGTCACGGGCCTGGTAAGGAACATGTGGATGGCGGCGGCGATAAGACAAAAATAAAGATCTTTAAAGAAATGGACGCCAAGGCCGTTTCCGAATCTTGCTTGGCCTGCCACGCGGGTAAGGAGAACCACAACAATTTTCGTAGAGGCGAACACTGGCGAAATAACGTCGGATGCACCGATTGCCATTCAGCACACGGCTCTAAGTTTGGCGATTTCAAAGCAGGGTCGATAACCAATATCGGTGATGCAGCCGCTCAACGGCCCAATCTTGCAAACCGAGCAATGCTAAAGTCCAACGAACCCCAGCTTTGCATTGGATGCCACACCGAAACAAAGGCTCAGTTCTCAAAACCATTCCATCACAAGGTCCTTGAAGGCCAGATGAGCTGCAGCGACTGTCATAACCCGCATGGTGGCTTCGAAAGTAAACAGACCCGCGCAACGTTTGGTGCGGACAATGCATGTGTTCGGTGTCACACGAACAAGCAAGGGCCGTTCGTATTCGAACATGCCCCGTTAACCCTCGAGGGTTGCTCGGCATGTCATACACCACATGGCGCCAGCAATCCGAAGATGCTCAAACGCAATTCTGTTCGCCAGCTTTGTCTCGAATGCCACAGCAGCATTACTGAGCAGTTGGCACCGGACACACCATCGTTCCACAACCAGGCAGTAGTCAGATATCAGAACTGCACTATCTGCCACGTTGCAATACACGGATCAAATACTAACAAAGATTTCTTCCGCTAG
- a CDS encoding cyclic nucleotide-binding domain-containing protein produces the protein MRPIYPEYVINPAEVSGTRINDEGLFRDLSSRTRKALQMIRLIREIKAGELLVEKGHIPSSVSILCEGRAVLVSDTQKNENVLVRYADPHEVFGITEMFAEVGYTYSVRAVSTCQVERIERDDFDKFLRNEEVPRSRLIRILGIGLQLRQRRARDQ, from the coding sequence GTGAGGCCAATCTATCCAGAATACGTAATAAATCCAGCCGAAGTATCGGGCACCAGAATAAATGACGAAGGGTTGTTTCGCGACCTCTCGTCACGAACCCGGAAGGCCTTGCAGATGATCCGTTTAATTCGCGAGATCAAGGCAGGCGAACTGCTTGTCGAAAAAGGCCATATCCCATCATCGGTCAGCATTCTTTGCGAAGGAAGGGCAGTGCTGGTTTCCGACACACAAAAGAACGAAAACGTACTGGTGCGCTACGCTGATCCGCATGAGGTTTTCGGTATTACCGAAATGTTCGCCGAAGTCGGTTATACCTACAGTGTTCGGGCCGTTTCGACCTGCCAGGTCGAACGGATCGAGCGAGACGACTTTGATAAATTCCTGCGAAACGAGGAAGTGCCACGCTCCCGGCTGATCCGTATTCTCGGTATCGGCCTCCAACTCCGCCAAAGACGGGCCCGAGATCAATAA
- a CDS encoding Crp/Fnr family transcriptional regulator → MSPNHLKIQNKCVECCLPTESFYCGLEPDSLRAFEEVKITNTYAPGSMLFIEGQPANGVFMLCQGRVKLFTCSRDGKVVILHIAAAGELLGLSAIVSGGNYEVSAEVIEPCQVNYVRRSDFMRLMQRSDVAMNAVKHLCSQYHDAYNQIRSFGLSNSVSDKLALLMLEWSGNGDGNGNGNGNGRPHGPVRIKMPFTHEEVAEMIGTSRETVTRLLKDFRERNLITLKGSDLHIHDTKALEAMIGRPRGSRAKL, encoded by the coding sequence ATGAGTCCGAATCACCTAAAGATCCAGAATAAATGCGTCGAATGCTGCCTGCCGACCGAGAGTTTTTACTGCGGATTAGAGCCGGATAGCCTACGAGCCTTCGAAGAAGTAAAAATAACCAACACATATGCTCCCGGGAGTATGCTCTTTATCGAAGGACAGCCCGCGAATGGCGTTTTTATGCTGTGTCAGGGACGCGTAAAACTCTTTACATGCTCAAGGGACGGAAAGGTAGTGATACTTCACATTGCGGCCGCCGGCGAATTGCTTGGGCTTAGCGCGATCGTCTCGGGCGGCAACTACGAGGTTTCTGCTGAGGTGATCGAGCCATGTCAGGTCAATTACGTCCGCCGATCTGATTTCATGCGGCTGATGCAGCGTTCAGACGTCGCGATGAATGCGGTGAAACATCTTTGCAGCCAGTATCACGATGCATATAACCAGATACGGTCTTTCGGGTTATCAAACTCGGTGTCCGACAAACTTGCACTGTTGATGCTCGAATGGAGCGGCAATGGTGACGGCAATGGCAATGGCAATGGCAACGGCCGACCGCACGGACCTGTTCGGATCAAGATGCCATTCACCCACGAAGAGGTCGCTGAGATGATCGGCACGTCGCGTGAAACCGTGACTCGTCTGCTAAAAGACTTCCGTGAGCGCAACCTGATAACTCTTAAAGGTTCTGATCTGCACATTCACGACACAAAGGCTCTTGAGGCGATGATCGGCCGGCCAAGAGGATCTCGGGCAAAGTTGTGA